A portion of the Krasilnikovia cinnamomea genome contains these proteins:
- the kstD gene encoding 3-oxosteroid 1-dehydrogenase produces MTDDGEFDIVVVGSGAAGMTAALTAAHHGLRAVLVEKADVYGGSTARSGGGLWLPGNDVLRQAGVTDDTASARTYLAHVAGSEVPAARREAFLAAGPAMLAFVRAHTPLDFAWVPGYPDYHPEAPGGLPGGRSVEPRPLGARLIGPDLGTLAPPYRAAPDGVAVTAADYRWLSLGIRHPRALATAARLVASGLAARLRHRRRLTMGQALAAGLRAGLRAAGVEVRLGTPMAGLLVEGDRVTGIRAGTGGRLRARHGVLLASGGFEHNEQMRRRYQPVGAAWTVGAPGNTGDGIEAGRRLGAALDLMDEAWWGPVLPLTGGPYFCLAERNLPGCLIVDAAGRRFVNESAPYVEAVHAMLAVPGRVPAWLVTDQRYRDRYLFAGHAPRTRLPRRWFDAGVACRADTLDGLAGQIGVAAERLRASVERFNAFAAHGHDDDLLRGDSVYDRYYGDPRNRPNPCLGPVTKPPFYAFQVVPGDLGTKGGLRTDERARVLRGDGTPIPGLYAAGNASASVMGRGYAGAGATLGPAMTFGHLAALDLAGVATG; encoded by the coding sequence ATGACGGACGATGGCGAGTTCGACATCGTCGTGGTCGGCAGCGGCGCCGCCGGGATGACCGCGGCGCTCACCGCGGCGCACCACGGCCTGCGCGCCGTGCTGGTGGAGAAGGCAGACGTGTACGGCGGCTCCACCGCCCGTTCCGGCGGCGGCCTCTGGCTGCCCGGCAACGACGTGCTCCGGCAGGCCGGGGTCACCGACGACACCGCGTCCGCCCGCACCTACCTGGCCCACGTCGCCGGATCCGAGGTCCCGGCGGCACGCCGGGAGGCGTTCCTCGCGGCCGGTCCGGCCATGCTCGCGTTCGTCCGGGCGCACACGCCGCTCGACTTCGCGTGGGTGCCCGGGTACCCGGACTACCACCCGGAGGCACCCGGCGGGCTGCCCGGCGGCCGCAGCGTCGAGCCGCGACCGCTCGGCGCCCGCCTGATCGGGCCGGACCTGGGCACCCTCGCCCCGCCGTACCGGGCCGCGCCGGACGGCGTCGCGGTGACCGCGGCGGACTACCGGTGGCTGTCGCTGGGCATCCGCCACCCCCGGGCGCTGGCCACCGCGGCCCGGCTCGTTGCGAGCGGGCTGGCCGCCCGGCTGCGGCACCGGCGACGGCTCACCATGGGGCAGGCGCTCGCCGCCGGGCTGCGCGCCGGGCTGCGCGCGGCCGGGGTCGAGGTCCGGCTGGGCACACCCATGGCCGGTCTGCTCGTCGAGGGCGACCGGGTCACCGGGATCCGCGCCGGAACCGGCGGGCGGCTGCGCGCCCGCCACGGTGTTCTGCTGGCCAGCGGCGGATTCGAGCACAACGAGCAGATGCGGCGCCGGTACCAGCCGGTCGGTGCCGCGTGGACGGTCGGCGCGCCCGGCAACACCGGCGACGGCATCGAGGCGGGCCGGCGTCTGGGCGCCGCGCTGGATCTGATGGACGAGGCGTGGTGGGGCCCGGTGCTCCCGCTCACCGGCGGGCCGTACTTCTGCCTCGCCGAACGCAACCTGCCCGGCTGCCTGATCGTGGACGCGGCGGGCCGGCGCTTCGTCAACGAGTCGGCGCCGTACGTCGAGGCCGTGCACGCCATGCTCGCCGTGCCGGGGCGGGTGCCGGCCTGGCTGGTGACCGACCAGCGGTACCGGGACCGCTACCTGTTCGCCGGGCACGCCCCGCGCACGCGGCTGCCGCGCCGCTGGTTCGACGCCGGGGTGGCATGCCGCGCGGACACCCTGGACGGGCTGGCCGGGCAGATCGGCGTCGCCGCCGAACGGTTGCGGGCGAGTGTCGAACGGTTCAACGCGTTCGCCGCACACGGCCACGACGACGACCTGTTGCGCGGCGACTCCGTTTACGACCGCTACTACGGCGACCCGCGCAACCGGCCGAACCCGTGCCTGGGCCCGGTCACCAAGCCACCGTTCTACGCGTTCCAGGTGGTCCCCGGCGACCTGGGCACCAAGGGTGGGCTGCGCACCGACGAACGGGCCCGGGTGCTGCGCGGCGACGGCACACCCATCCCCGGCCTGTACGCGGCGGGCAACGCCAGCGCCTCGGTGATGGGACGCGGCTACGCCGGGGCCGGCGCGACGCTGGGCCCCGCCATGACGTTCGGTCATCTCGCCGCGCTGGACCTGGCCGGGGTCGCAACGGGCTGA
- a CDS encoding FAD-binding protein yields MTEAWDESADVVVVGFGAAGACAALEAAPSARVLVLDRFAGGGATAVSGGVVYAGGGTRQQREAGVEDSTQAMVDYLSQEVGDAVTPQTLRRFCAQSADMLTWLEGRGVPFDARLCPYETSYPTNRHYLYYSGSERSFAHVAAPAPRGHRAYARGTSGRALYAPLAGAARAAGAGILLQTRAHQLITAADGRVTGVACRTLRGAPAWVRFGHRVLHRWSVKPGMYLPALGRALHRPVAWLERRYSRPVRIGARSGVVLAAGGFVLDAEMLRRHAPDCRGTLPLGTAGDDGSGIRMGTDAGAATSHLDRVSVWRFLAPPSALLGGLLVDRDGRRVCDESRYGAAIGDAVLRRPQRRAWLLVDAAVLAEARRQLRDQTLWFQRIQARWLLHIDRVGAPTLRRVARRAGVDPVGLAATVAAYHDAAAAGRPDPAGKPAGLVRPLTRPPYSLIDFSVRARPAAPAPVLTLGGLRVDEETGQVLRADGRGVPGLYAAGRTAVGICSRSYVSGLSLADCVFSGRRAGRSAAIGIGPALPGAPDPGGLDPSPSDAERGGTHADRC; encoded by the coding sequence GTGACCGAGGCGTGGGACGAGTCAGCCGACGTCGTGGTGGTGGGTTTCGGCGCGGCCGGCGCCTGCGCGGCGCTCGAGGCGGCCCCCAGCGCCCGCGTGCTCGTGCTGGACCGCTTCGCCGGCGGCGGCGCCACCGCGGTCTCGGGCGGCGTCGTCTACGCGGGCGGCGGCACCCGGCAGCAACGCGAGGCCGGCGTCGAGGACAGCACACAGGCGATGGTCGACTACCTGAGCCAGGAGGTGGGCGACGCCGTGACGCCGCAGACCCTGCGCCGCTTCTGCGCGCAGAGCGCCGACATGCTGACCTGGCTGGAGGGGCGCGGGGTGCCGTTCGACGCGCGGCTGTGCCCGTACGAGACGAGCTACCCCACGAACCGGCACTACCTGTACTACTCCGGCAGCGAGCGCAGCTTCGCCCACGTCGCCGCGCCCGCGCCGCGCGGGCACCGGGCGTACGCTCGCGGGACCTCCGGCCGGGCGCTGTACGCCCCGCTTGCCGGGGCCGCCCGCGCGGCCGGCGCCGGCATCCTGCTCCAGACCCGCGCCCACCAGCTCATCACCGCAGCGGACGGCCGGGTGACCGGCGTCGCCTGCCGGACCCTGCGCGGCGCACCGGCCTGGGTCCGGTTCGGCCACCGCGTCCTGCACCGGTGGTCGGTCAAGCCCGGCATGTACCTTCCCGCGCTCGGTCGCGCACTGCACCGGCCCGTGGCCTGGCTGGAGCGCCGGTACTCCCGCCCGGTGCGGATCGGTGCCCGCAGCGGCGTCGTCCTCGCCGCCGGTGGGTTCGTCCTCGACGCCGAGATGCTGCGCCGCCACGCCCCCGACTGCCGGGGCACGCTGCCTCTGGGCACGGCGGGCGACGACGGCTCGGGCATCCGGATGGGCACCGACGCCGGCGCCGCGACTTCTCACCTGGACCGGGTCAGCGTGTGGCGCTTCCTCGCCCCGCCGTCCGCGCTGCTCGGCGGGCTGCTGGTGGACCGCGACGGGCGGCGCGTCTGCGACGAGTCCCGCTACGGCGCGGCGATCGGCGACGCTGTCCTGCGCCGCCCGCAGCGGCGGGCGTGGCTGCTCGTCGACGCGGCCGTGCTCGCCGAGGCACGCCGCCAGCTCCGCGATCAGACGCTGTGGTTCCAGCGGATCCAGGCGCGGTGGCTGCTGCACATCGACCGGGTCGGTGCGCCGACGCTGCGGCGGGTCGCGCGGCGGGCCGGGGTGGATCCGGTGGGCCTGGCCGCCACCGTGGCGGCGTACCACGATGCGGCCGCGGCCGGCCGGCCGGATCCGGCGGGAAAGCCCGCCGGACTGGTGCGGCCGCTGACCCGGCCGCCGTACTCGTTGATCGACTTTTCGGTACGGGCGCGGCCCGCCGCGCCGGCGCCCGTGCTCACGCTCGGCGGCCTGCGGGTCGACGAGGAGACCGGGCAGGTGCTTCGCGCGGACGGTCGCGGGGTGCCGGGCCTGTACGCGGCGGGCCGCACCGCGGTCGGCATCTGCTCGCGCAGCTACGTCAGCGGTCTGTCGTTGGCCGACTGCGTCTTCTCCGGCCGGCGTGCGGGCCGCAGCGCCGCGATCGGGATCGGGCCAGCGCTGCCCGGCGCGCCGGATCCCGGCGGGTTGGATCCCAGCCCGTCAGATGCAGAGCGGGGAGGGACCCATGCTGACCGATGCTGA
- a CDS encoding 2-keto-4-pentenoate hydratase, which produces MLTDAERRTLADRLYVAERDRAPVPPLVLRHPDLSAADAYEIQLHNVRRRGQAVVGHKVGLSSAAMQQMMGVDEPDYGHLLADMRLSETAPADAARYCFPRVEIEVAFLLGADLPGHGCTESDVLAATEALAPAIELIDSRIVDWRISLADTIADNASSAGFVVGAARVAPDKLDPRAIDAVLYRGDEPVAQGRSDAVLGNPATAVAWLARTVAGFGVRLRAGHLVLPGACARAVDVHPGETFRAVFTGLGEVGLSFQPASDTGECRR; this is translated from the coding sequence ATGCTGACCGATGCTGAGCGCCGGACACTGGCCGACCGGCTGTACGTCGCGGAGCGCGACCGTGCGCCGGTCCCACCCCTGGTGCTGCGACACCCGGACCTGAGCGCGGCCGACGCGTACGAAATCCAGCTCCACAATGTGCGCCGCCGCGGGCAGGCGGTGGTGGGCCACAAGGTCGGGCTGTCGTCGGCCGCGATGCAGCAGATGATGGGCGTCGACGAGCCGGACTACGGTCACCTGCTGGCCGACATGCGCCTGTCCGAGACGGCACCGGCGGACGCCGCACGCTACTGCTTCCCGCGCGTCGAGATCGAGGTCGCGTTCCTGCTCGGTGCGGACCTGCCCGGCCACGGTTGCACCGAGTCCGACGTGCTGGCCGCCACCGAGGCGCTGGCCCCGGCCATCGAGCTCATCGACAGCCGCATCGTGGACTGGCGGATCAGCCTGGCCGACACGATCGCCGACAACGCCTCCTCGGCGGGCTTCGTGGTCGGCGCGGCCCGGGTGGCGCCGGACAAGCTGGACCCGCGCGCCATCGACGCGGTGCTGTACCGGGGCGACGAGCCGGTGGCCCAAGGCCGCTCCGATGCGGTACTCGGCAACCCGGCGACCGCGGTGGCGTGGCTGGCCCGTACGGTCGCCGGCTTCGGGGTGCGGCTGCGCGCGGGGCACCTGGTGCTGCCGGGCGCGTGCGCCCGGGCGGTCGACGTCCACCCGGGCGAGACGTTCCGGGCGGTGTTCACCGGCCTCGGCGAGGTCGGCCTGTCCTTCCAGCCCGCATCAGACACGGGGGAGTGCCGCCGATGA
- a CDS encoding acetaldehyde dehydrogenase (acetylating): protein MTRLTAAIVGSGNIGTDLLCKLLRSPLIEPRWVAGVDPDSPGLRRAAELGVSTSAGGADWLLAQDPLPDVVFEATSAAVHRTNAPRYAQAGIRAVDLTPAAVGPLVVPEVNLRAHLDAPNLNLITCGGQATIPMVYAVSRVTPVSYAEIVATVASRSAGPGTRANIDEFTRTTSRALELVGGAARGKAIIVLNPAEPPLVMRDTVFCAIDPEADPAAVTASIAAMAAEVARYVPGYRLLNEPQFDPPSAATGGRARVAIFVEIAGAGDFLPHYAGNLDIMTAAATRVGEELARSTVPA from the coding sequence ATGACGAGACTGACCGCCGCGATCGTCGGGTCCGGCAACATCGGCACGGATCTGCTCTGCAAGCTGCTTCGTTCGCCGCTGATCGAGCCGCGCTGGGTGGCCGGTGTCGATCCGGACAGCCCGGGCCTGCGCCGTGCCGCCGAGCTGGGCGTGTCCACCAGCGCGGGCGGCGCCGACTGGCTGCTGGCCCAGGATCCGTTGCCAGACGTGGTTTTCGAGGCCACGTCGGCGGCCGTGCACCGGACCAACGCGCCCCGCTACGCGCAGGCCGGCATCCGCGCGGTCGACCTCACCCCGGCGGCGGTCGGGCCGCTGGTGGTGCCGGAGGTCAATCTGCGCGCACACCTGGACGCGCCGAACCTCAACCTGATCACCTGCGGCGGGCAGGCCACCATCCCGATGGTGTACGCGGTGTCCCGGGTGACCCCGGTGAGCTACGCCGAGATCGTGGCGACCGTGGCGTCCCGCTCGGCCGGGCCGGGCACCCGGGCCAACATCGACGAGTTCACCCGTACCACCAGCCGGGCGCTCGAACTGGTCGGCGGAGCGGCACGGGGCAAGGCGATCATCGTGCTGAACCCGGCCGAGCCGCCGCTGGTCATGCGGGACACGGTGTTCTGCGCGATCGACCCCGAGGCCGACCCCGCCGCAGTGACCGCGTCCATCGCGGCGATGGCCGCCGAGGTCGCCCGGTACGTGCCCGGCTACCGGCTGCTCAACGAGCCGCAGTTCGACCCGCCGTCGGCGGCGACCGGCGGGCGTGCCCGGGTGGCGATCTTCGTGGAGATCGCCGGTGCCGGTGACTTCCTGCCCCACTACGCCGGAAACCTGGACATCATGACCGCCGCGGCGACGCGGGTGGGCGAGGAACTCGCCCGCTCCACGGTGCCCGCCTGA
- the dmpG gene encoding 4-hydroxy-2-oxovalerate aldolase: MPNRFSADLDVRITDSSLRDGSHAKRHQFTAAEVAAVVAALDAAGVPVIEVTHGDGLGGSSFTYGLSRTPEQELITVAVRTATRARIAFLMLPGVGVIDDIRAAADNGASVCRIATHCTEADIAVQHFGLARERGLETVGFLMMAHSQPPEALARQARIMADAGCQCVYVVDSAGALVLDQTGERVAALVAELGDDAQVGFHGHENLALGVANSVLAVRAGATQIDGSTRRFGAGAGNTPVEAFVGVCDRLGIRTGVDFFAIVDAAEEVVRPAMPDECRLDRLALIMGYAGVYSSFLTHAYTLARRYDVSGAEILVRAGQRRLVGGQEDQLIDIAVQLREEAHS; this comes from the coding sequence ATGCCGAACCGCTTCTCCGCCGACCTCGACGTGCGCATCACCGACTCCTCGCTGCGCGACGGCTCGCACGCCAAGCGCCACCAGTTCACCGCCGCCGAGGTGGCCGCGGTGGTCGCCGCGCTGGACGCGGCGGGCGTTCCGGTGATCGAGGTGACGCACGGCGACGGCCTGGGCGGCTCATCCTTCACGTACGGGCTGAGCCGCACGCCGGAGCAGGAACTCATCACGGTGGCGGTGCGCACCGCGACCCGGGCGCGGATCGCGTTCCTGATGCTGCCCGGGGTCGGCGTGATCGACGACATCCGGGCCGCGGCGGACAACGGCGCGAGCGTCTGCCGGATCGCCACCCACTGCACCGAGGCGGACATCGCGGTGCAGCACTTCGGGCTGGCCCGCGAACGCGGGCTGGAGACGGTCGGCTTCCTGATGATGGCCCACTCCCAGCCGCCCGAGGCGCTGGCCCGGCAGGCCCGCATCATGGCCGACGCGGGCTGCCAGTGCGTGTACGTGGTGGATTCGGCCGGTGCGCTGGTCCTCGACCAGACGGGCGAGCGGGTCGCCGCGCTCGTGGCGGAGCTGGGCGACGACGCGCAGGTGGGCTTCCACGGGCACGAGAACCTGGCCCTGGGCGTGGCGAACTCCGTGCTGGCGGTGCGGGCGGGCGCCACCCAGATCGACGGCAGCACCCGGCGGTTCGGGGCGGGCGCCGGGAACACGCCGGTCGAGGCGTTCGTGGGGGTCTGCGACAGGCTCGGCATCCGTACCGGTGTCGACTTCTTCGCCATCGTGGACGCGGCCGAGGAGGTGGTCCGCCCGGCCATGCCGGACGAGTGCCGGCTGGACCGGCTCGCCCTGATCATGGGGTACGCGGGGGTGTACTCCAGCTTCCTCACCCACGCGTACACGCTGGCCCGCCGCTACGACGTGTCCGGCGCCGAGATCCTGGTCCGGGCCGGGCAGCGGCGCCTGGTCGGCGGCCAGGAGGATCAGCTCATCGACATCGCCGTGCAACTCCGCGAGGAGGCTCACT